In Haloarcula sp. H-GB4, a single genomic region encodes these proteins:
- a CDS encoding PAS domain S-box protein has protein sequence MTDIAETFCILHADDEPGFADMTASFLEREDDRVDVQTATSATAGLEILADNDIDCVVSDYDMPERNGIQFLEAVREEYGALPFILYTGKGSEEIASDAISAGVTDYLQKGSGTDQYAVLANRITNAVESQRVKRERNRQLDAIETAQEGISILDEDGRFIFVNEAYADLYGYDPAEMQGRHWELLYREADIPRIYDEILPAIEETGYWTGTTTGLRADGSTFTEDHVLARTDRGELVCTVRDISQRRDGEQELSRTKRAMNEAPIGIIMTGPKQDDTPITYANSRFLELTGYTESEVRGRNCRFLQGEATESEPVDAMRAAIDKGEPVSVELRNYRKDGTMFWNQVSIAPVCDDDGTVINYVGFQRDITERKQHERRLKALSESVQDLLRADTREEVAEIGVETARTVLGLEANTIHLYNEDERTLEPVAASDGIYDLVDDLPTFTPGDSIAWRVYESGDALAVDDVHADPDIYNPDTLIKSELYLPLGEYGVLLAGSETTAAFDQRDVVLGEILAGHVTSALKQVEGTEQLRDRERALEQHNDQLEAFTSVVSHDLRNPLNVAQGRLQLAGEQCESEHLAAVERAHERMDTLLTDLLTLAQDGETVTDREPVALASLAENCWATVETADATLVTDIDRTVLANESRLKQLFENLVRNAVEHAGADVTVTIGALDDGFYIADDGPGIPEDERETVFEAGYSTSTEGTGFGLSIARQVAAAHDWEISVRDSADGGARFEITGVSFCDS, from the coding sequence ATGACGGATATTGCTGAAACCTTCTGCATTCTCCACGCCGATGACGAACCGGGGTTTGCCGACATGACGGCATCGTTTCTGGAACGCGAGGACGACCGGGTAGACGTGCAGACTGCGACGAGCGCCACAGCGGGGCTGGAAATCCTAGCAGACAACGACATCGACTGTGTCGTCTCCGACTACGATATGCCCGAGCGGAACGGCATCCAATTCCTTGAAGCTGTCCGCGAGGAGTACGGGGCGCTTCCATTCATTCTCTACACTGGCAAAGGTTCTGAGGAGATCGCAAGCGACGCTATCTCAGCCGGTGTTACCGATTATCTGCAAAAAGGGAGCGGTACGGACCAGTACGCAGTGCTCGCGAATAGAATTACTAACGCAGTGGAGTCTCAGCGTGTCAAACGCGAGCGGAACCGCCAGCTCGATGCCATCGAGACCGCACAGGAGGGAATCAGTATCCTGGACGAGGATGGGCGGTTTATTTTCGTCAACGAAGCGTACGCAGATCTCTACGGCTACGACCCGGCGGAGATGCAGGGCCGGCACTGGGAACTGTTGTATCGAGAGGCGGACATTCCACGCATCTACGACGAGATCCTCCCGGCCATCGAAGAGACCGGGTACTGGACAGGCACGACGACCGGGCTCCGTGCCGATGGGAGCACGTTCACCGAGGACCACGTGCTCGCACGGACTGACCGCGGTGAACTGGTCTGTACGGTCCGGGATATTTCTCAGCGGCGGGACGGCGAACAGGAACTTTCCCGGACCAAACGCGCCATGAACGAGGCACCTATCGGCATTATAATGACCGGCCCCAAGCAGGATGACACCCCGATAACATACGCCAACAGTCGATTCTTGGAGCTGACTGGCTACACGGAGTCAGAGGTGCGCGGCCGAAACTGCCGGTTCCTGCAGGGCGAGGCGACCGAGTCCGAGCCGGTCGACGCGATGCGGGCGGCCATCGACAAGGGCGAACCCGTGTCGGTCGAACTCCGGAACTACCGGAAGGACGGAACTATGTTCTGGAATCAGGTGTCTATCGCCCCAGTCTGCGACGATGACGGAACGGTCATCAACTACGTTGGGTTCCAACGGGACATTACCGAACGAAAACAACACGAACGTCGCCTCAAAGCCCTCAGCGAATCGGTACAGGATCTGCTCCGGGCTGACACGCGCGAGGAGGTGGCTGAAATCGGCGTCGAGACGGCGCGCACTGTACTGGGACTCGAGGCGAACACAATCCACCTCTACAACGAGGATGAACGAACTCTCGAACCGGTCGCCGCCTCTGACGGGATATATGACCTGGTAGACGATTTGCCGACCTTCACGCCCGGAGACAGCATCGCGTGGCGCGTCTACGAGTCCGGTGACGCACTCGCCGTCGATGACGTCCACGCCGACCCGGACATCTACAACCCGGACACACTGATCAAAAGCGAACTGTATCTCCCGCTCGGCGAGTACGGAGTCCTGTTGGCCGGTTCGGAGACGACCGCGGCGTTCGATCAGCGAGACGTCGTCCTTGGAGAAATTCTGGCCGGACACGTCACCAGCGCGCTCAAGCAGGTCGAAGGGACCGAACAGCTACGCGACCGCGAGCGGGCCCTCGAACAGCACAACGACCAACTTGAGGCGTTCACGAGCGTCGTCTCACACGATTTGCGAAATCCGCTGAACGTTGCGCAGGGGCGACTGCAACTGGCGGGCGAGCAATGCGAGAGTGAACATCTGGCTGCTGTCGAACGGGCACACGAACGGATGGATACGCTGTTAACCGATCTGCTCACGCTGGCACAGGACGGTGAGACCGTCACCGACCGCGAACCGGTCGCACTAGCATCGCTCGCCGAAAATTGCTGGGCGACTGTCGAGACGGCCGATGCGACACTCGTCACTGATATCGACAGGACCGTCCTGGCAAACGAGAGCCGCTTGAAACAGTTATTCGAGAATCTCGTTCGAAATGCAGTTGAGCACGCTGGGGCGGACGTGACCGTAACGATCGGGGCGTTAGACGACGGGTTCTACATCGCGGACGACGGCCCCGGCATCCCCGAAGACGAGCGGGAGACAGTGTTTGAAGCCGGCTACTCAACGAGCACGGAGGGAACCGGATTCGGGCTCAGTATCGCCCGGCAGGTCGCAGCGGCGCACGACTGGGAGATCAGTGTTCGCGACAGCGCCGACGGTGGCGCACGCTTTGAGATTACTGGTGTCTCGTTTTGCGATTCATAG
- a CDS encoding SMP-30/gluconolactonase/LRE family protein → MTRRRVTRRRFLLGCSATTGVGLAGCTGGDESTATDSTPTPTDDGSSEPTTTADEPTATDTETATPDQTTVETLVSVGGDRVPENMALGPDGGLYFGITAGEVRRVPAAETDATGLSLEDTEQIATLPGAIGVEAAPDGTVYAAVATQDDQSGVWEVPPDGDTAQLVGISGFPNDIHYDADRERLLVTESQNGVVYAVTTDGERSTWLDDDRLETESFGANGIARDADGDIYVAVTRAPDETGRLLRVPVESDGAAGEPSMFFEGGAIFGADGITSRDGDIYVAANSQNRVVRVTADGTTDAVATADDGLVFPSDVLFGTGDQQDSLFICNFANQSPEDGAILRTSVPR, encoded by the coding sequence ATGACCAGACGACGCGTAACGCGGCGACGATTCCTGCTCGGTTGCAGCGCCACCACCGGTGTAGGTCTGGCCGGCTGTACCGGCGGCGACGAGTCGACCGCAACTGACTCAACCCCGACACCTACCGACGACGGTAGTAGCGAACCTACAACGACAGCCGACGAACCGACGGCAACCGACACCGAGACAGCGACGCCGGACCAAACGACCGTTGAAACACTCGTCTCGGTCGGTGGCGACCGCGTGCCGGAGAACATGGCCCTCGGTCCTGACGGCGGCCTGTACTTCGGCATCACGGCCGGTGAGGTCCGGCGCGTTCCCGCAGCAGAGACCGACGCGACCGGCCTCTCCCTCGAAGATACCGAACAGATTGCGACGTTGCCCGGCGCGATTGGTGTCGAAGCAGCGCCCGATGGAACGGTATACGCCGCCGTCGCCACACAGGACGACCAGTCGGGCGTCTGGGAAGTCCCACCTGACGGCGACACGGCACAGCTTGTCGGCATTAGCGGGTTCCCGAACGACATCCACTATGACGCCGACCGGGAGCGCCTGCTGGTGACTGAATCACAAAACGGCGTGGTCTACGCGGTCACGACCGACGGTGAGCGGTCGACCTGGCTGGACGACGACCGGCTGGAGACGGAGAGTTTCGGCGCGAACGGAATCGCCCGCGACGCTGACGGCGATATCTACGTCGCGGTAACGCGAGCCCCCGACGAAACTGGTCGCTTGCTCCGCGTTCCGGTCGAGTCGGACGGTGCCGCCGGCGAGCCGTCGATGTTCTTCGAAGGCGGTGCGATATTCGGAGCGGACGGGATTACCAGCCGGGACGGTGACATCTATGTTGCGGCCAACAGCCAGAACCGCGTCGTCAGAGTGACTGCGGACGGGACCACGGACGCCGTTGCAACGGCAGACGACGGGCTGGTGTTCCCCTCTGACGTGCTCTTCGGGACCGGCGACCAGCAGGATTCGCTGTTCATCTGTAACTTTGCGAACCAGTCTCCCGAAGACGGCGCGATTCTCCGGACCAGCGTCCCCCGCTGA
- a CDS encoding PGF-CTERM sorting domain-containing protein: protein MRRETLLTGGMVVVVLTMLIGATAVPGALSEPEDNVRESYLDLRETTIEPASVDGQTVTLSIDARLSHRGGPAENVTVETRAIDADTGLVATTTRQSVGTVEGEREVSVRSNITVERAGGYRIDTIVYEDGNRVETGQQSVQNVDALTPAYARSTVTFQRFENAGVPLDSITYRIDGVADNQTMLNVSVYVTNAGNNPSNDLSLRLRARQADSNVIADESTVRVGQIRPGRTEIVRTQLTVPDDYNYWLDGMLLSDGVIVGTESSPANLHPTERLQENETRQQVGFQSSDFEQDRPEEQGMDEPQQTASGQGPGFTALLGLIAVLASALLIARRQTNE from the coding sequence GTGCGACGTGAAACCCTCCTGACCGGTGGCATGGTCGTGGTCGTCCTGACCATGCTCATCGGTGCAACAGCGGTCCCCGGCGCGCTCTCCGAACCCGAGGATAACGTTCGCGAGAGCTATCTCGACCTCCGCGAGACGACCATCGAACCGGCGTCGGTCGACGGCCAGACAGTGACGCTCTCCATCGACGCCCGACTCTCGCACCGCGGCGGTCCTGCCGAGAACGTCACCGTCGAGACGCGGGCCATCGATGCGGACACCGGCCTCGTCGCAACGACGACGCGACAGTCGGTCGGCACAGTCGAAGGGGAACGAGAGGTATCGGTGCGGTCAAACATCACAGTCGAGCGAGCAGGCGGCTATCGGATAGACACGATCGTCTACGAGGACGGGAATCGGGTCGAGACCGGCCAGCAGTCAGTCCAGAACGTCGACGCGCTCACACCGGCGTACGCCCGCAGTACCGTGACGTTCCAGCGCTTCGAGAACGCCGGCGTCCCGCTCGATTCCATCACCTATCGGATTGACGGCGTCGCGGACAACCAGACGATGCTGAACGTCTCGGTGTACGTCACGAATGCCGGCAACAATCCGTCTAATGATCTCTCGCTCCGGCTCCGAGCACGGCAAGCTGACTCGAATGTTATCGCTGACGAGTCGACCGTGCGGGTCGGCCAGATTCGACCCGGCCGGACTGAGATCGTCAGAACCCAACTGACGGTGCCTGACGACTACAACTACTGGCTCGACGGGATGCTGCTTTCCGATGGCGTCATCGTCGGGACCGAGAGCTCCCCGGCGAACCTCCATCCGACAGAGCGTCTTCAGGAGAACGAAACCAGACAACAGGTCGGCTTCCAATCCAGCGATTTCGAGCAAGACCGGCCGGAAGAGCAGGGGATGGACGAACCACAGCAGACGGCATCTGGGCAGGGGCCCGGCTTCACAGCGTTGCTCGGACTGATTGCGGTCCTCGCAAGCGCCCTCCTCATCGCACGGAGACAGACCAATGAGTGA